The nucleotide sequence TCAACGCTTTCTATTGATCATTCCAAAACCCAATTTATAACGATGAACTAGTTTGTTctaatttataattataatacCTACTACTATGAACTtgcaaatttcttgttttttctaTTCTTTCGAATAAATCTCATGGCTGAAATATTTATGGTGTGTTCTCTACTTCTTTATTATAATTAAGATAAGCTTTCAATGTTAAATATATATTGCTAAAATGATATGTTATTGCTAAAAATGATATGTTAAATAATGTTCAATCGATGTGTCACCATTATTAGTTTTCAAGGCTTGTTACTTGCTAGTTTCTTTGATAAACTCTGATCTTTGAAGAAAAATCATGGATCAACCGTAAATCTCATATTGAGTGTATGTAGGCTTCAGCCTAAGACAGAGCACAAGCGCAGTCAACCCTAGGTGTTACAGTATCAACCTTGATCTTCGTTTTCTTATTTACGTTTTCTTGTTGATTAAATCGTAAACCCTAATTTGGGTATTACGAATAGATTGGTAGGGACCATGTAATTCTCCCCACCTCAAAAATAATATCATAACCCTTGTTGCagcccgtggacgtaggtcacaCCAACCAAACCACATTAAATCCTCATGTCGTTTTACTACTTTCATGTTCATGCTCCGTTTCATGTGTGTTTTATTCCTTACAAAACAAGTTCGGTCAATAAGAAACGTTAGTCATCAGAATGATCGACTCGTACttatatatatagttttatatatggTGGCATGTTGATCAGTATCCATCGTATGATTAAAGCTTTGGAGTAATGTTACTTTGTCCCCACAAAGACCTTGCCAAACGTGATTCTACAAGTACGATAGTGATAGCTCAACAATCATCATCTTTTAACTCAAATCTATTTTGACAAAAATAGAAGGAATTGGTTTAGACAAGACACATGAACGTGCACATAATATATTAAGGACAGCTTCTCATACGAGTATACGACATTAATCTTCAACTGCTATTACTTGGCGGCTTCCTATCGTTTGGAAGGGGGGGCCTAGGCCAACATAAAATCCCAAAGGAAAAAAAGAGTTTAATATTGCAAGGCCACTAACGTTTTCTATATAAATCTTTTAATATATATAACTAGGTTAGGGCCGGCTTCATAAGCTTGCTAACTGAGGCACAGGTCTAGGGCCACCAAAAAATAAAGGCCTCCAAGTTTTTAGAAAgttttatatatagtatatgtaTTAGACCTAAATAAATACGTTTATTTCAAAACTAAACTAGTTTTTCATTGAAGGACCCCAAAGTAAATATTATTTAGCAAAAGAAAAAAGCCCAATTTCAAAGCCCATTTCGCATTAACTTTCAGCTATTACAACACAACAACAAGCATGGATCTAATCATCATTATTCAGCGTCCTAAAGTCCCCCTAAAATACAGCCGCAATCATTGTTCCCACTTCCCATCACAACCTCCTTTCAATTTCTAGGCTATCCGCTATTACTAGACGAAAAAAGTAACCGTAATCACCCAGGGCGACGGGTCCCTCGGGATTGGAGGAGAGTTTATGGTGAAATTAAGGCCTCACTTCAAAGTTCGCTAAGGGTCTCCAAAAACGTTGGAACGACCCTGAACTAGGTAGAACTACGTATAATACtacgtgtattatacgggttgtaTAAATATAGGTTATATTTATATACTAATTAAGTAATAATAAAAGAAGTGGTATCTTAAAAAACGATCCGTGTatttgtacgggttaaataaatataatgtgaTCGGTTAACAAACACAATCGTCAACATATGTATTTAAAAAATGAACTTTGATAtgctatttacttattataaaattttattttgtttttatataatttattattaggttagaaacaTATGTGTTACACGGAGGTGAACCAATGAAATATTAGATGGTTATTAATAAACGGAAAAAAATGAAAGTAATAGTTGAGAAAaagatattaaataaataagagaagGCTAATTTAAATAAGAATACAAATTTATGTAATTAAATAaactggtacggcaccggtacgGTACCaatatttgagggtaaaaatcggtaccgaaaatgtcaaaagtcgggaccgaattggtaccgaaaatgtacccggtttggtaaatttgataccggtaccggtaccattTACTTATCCCTAtgtgatgttactattcatttggttatgtttttaatatataagtaATAAGAGAAGTCTAATTTAAATAAGAATACAAATTTATGTAATTTATCGTAACGAAGGTTttacaaagaaaataaaaaaaacgtcATCCTTCTTCTACGGCCAAACCCAAATAATATATTACTCCATATATAAATTAGCAATTTTTTTGTGCATTAGGTGTTGTACCCCAATCttggggagtttttcaaaaaaaaactttgaTATTTCACTTTCAACCTAAaagttttatcttttacattttaacccatttgaaatttttacttttaactcaaagttttcgtcttttgtaatttaacacaatactttattatttacaactttggtcccccatactttttatctttcgcaagttttttgttttacatttcgttctaaattttgcgagttaacatgtcgtagcgtgcatgtgaggttcaaggttttttgctctatttttgtATATTTGACAGACCCATCGCCACGCGTCCATTTTTCCCTTTTGAAAAGTTCGCTGCAAtgggcgggtcctagatcgactaagttattattttctatgttttacgtttttggttaatttcttcgcattaacacactgtaacgggtgtgcgtggttcaacgattttagtctgTTTTTCGTttagtgtaatttttaccattttatctattctatttttacgatgttgagagtcgatgtggttgtggcattggtgttatttggcacggttttacgaacgttttttacctattaaattttttactaatattttgtttcagtttacccctatacttcctttacttaaaaattattttttacgtgcatattttatgtacgggtatgtataaatatgatttgttttacatcccgacgtaaactttttttataaacgagtcaggtcaaatataatacgttttcgtttaaagaaaccatttttacgtgcatatttttatgtacgttttcgtataaattcaagttgttctacgtttcgacgtaaacttttttgggaaattattcgtgtcaaatataatatgttttcgtgtttattttatgtatgtttcgtaaagtttgtttcgaaccgagtgaagtcaaattatggtttcctTTTCACCCCttttttcgaaagctctaattaatctctttcgattacatgtgcatattttccttcatacccgttacgttttctatgtatgagttgggtcacatataatacgttatgattgttcgatatgaatttgatttactttacgtttgatccaatcacaatgcttatacatgttacattgagttcaattaGATACATCGAAATGTgtattttcatatggttaatgcatcatataacgtttgaaCTAAtacattcaatgtttacgatgtacctgTACCGCAACACGGGTGGGTCTTAACCCTAGTCAGTATTAATTCAAAGTTGAAAACAAATCTCTTAACCCTAGTCAGTATTAATTCAAAGTTGAAAACAAATCTCTATTCTTATGGGAACTAtattgtttaataatattatttaatagtagcaagaaattgaaaaataaatctaatttaaataaaaatacaaatttaTGTAATTTATCATAATTATGGTTTTAcaaagaaatttaaaaaaaaaaacttcatctATCTTCAACAAGCAAATacaaatgatttattattattattattaattcaaaCTGAAAACAAATCAATCTTTATTCTTATCGGAATTGTATTGTttaatactattattattaattaacatgtgagaaaaattaaaaaaataacgtGAGAAAGCACCAAAAAGCGACATGTGTCctaaaaagatttttatttattagtatagagaGATACGTACAAAAATACACAAAAATACTGTAAGCATATTTTTTCTATTGTGCTAACACATGGTGTACAAGGCTCACACATACATGAGGTCTTGCGGTGTTGAGTCTAATTATGCCTGATAATTATGTTTGATGTACGCATCTTTACCTTGCATTTATATGCACCCATTATCTCCTATTCTCCTAGTCACATTACATCCATCTTTCCATTGCTCCCATATACAATAATATTGCCTCTTAACAGTAAAATAGTAATCTCTACTTTATGGGTTTCAACTTGCAAATGTAGAACGGTTATCTTTTCCTTACTAAAACCAAGAAAGacaaatatatatagtaaaatagCCACAAAGAAATCTCAAATGTATGGGTTTTAAGCTTCTTGATAAAAATATACAATTCAAGTATAATTCAATAGGatttaggaaaaattacaagttttgtcctttatttttatACCATTTTATTTTTCAGGCGGTATCCTTTTCAACGAAACTTGACAGATTTTGCCTTTTACAGGGAAAATTATTACACGtcttgtcctttagccctaacccagttagattttcttgttaaatctggttacccaagggtattttagtctttttatttttcttttttactttgtttatatattttactctatttctaataaaaatatttttctagtaaAAAACCCACCTCAACCAGATTTTCCTCTCTCTCACCTCTCTTCAATCTCTCTCTACAACcccaccacacaccaccaccgtCACACACCACAACCATCCGCCGCCGCCACACATCTACCAccaaaatcgaacaagaattcGAGTAATCATACCGTTTCCTTAATATCTTCCCCATGTAAATCCTAAAGAATGTCAAGAAACTTATCCAAAAGCAAAGCATCATACTCAATAAGCTTATCATCCTCTTGTACTTTCCCAGGAACCAAAAGCCTCAACTGAGCTTCAATCGATGCCAATTTCTCCAAATTTCGAGTAGCCATTACACACACCACACTTCAATTTTTCCCTAATCCTGAATAATTAAACAAAAACAACCCATTTTATTACCCAACTGAAACTAAGCAAACATTTATGTAGTTTCAGATAACCTGAACATTATGTCGCCGCCCCACCCAAACACCCAAGCACCACCGTCCACCCAACCGCCGTTATTCACAGTCTCCGTTCAAGCACAACCTCTAAACGACGTCGTACCGATCATTTGCTTGTTGATTCACCGGAAATTGTAGATGCAGAGTCGTCGTTCAAGCACAAACTCACCGGGAATTTGCAGATGCAGATGCAGAGTCGCTGTTCAAGCACAAACTCACCGGAAATTGCAGATGCAGAGTCTCCGTTCAAGCACAAACTCACCGGAAATTGCAGATGCAGAGTCGCCGGAGAACAACCGTGTGACGGTTTCGTCGCTATTTTTAACCACCGCCATTATTCACAGATCTTGTGTTATAGAGAGAGattagagagagaagagagagggaGAGTGAGAGGAGTTCAGATGTTGATAAAGAGAGTTTGATATGCCGAAACCTGTTTTgtgaagagagagagtgagagaagttcagagagagagtgagagatgAAGAGTTTGATGATGTTTCTGATCAAAATTGGTAATGGTGAATTTCATACTTGTTTGTGGATGTGTAAAGTTTTTGGATGATTTAGATAAGTTTTtgtaaagaattaaaaaaaaagagaatTGAGGGCTTGTATTTATACATGTATCAATATTTACAAAATTTGTCCTTTATATGTATaaagactaaactaccctcatgtgacttgcatgtgacCAGATTTAATAAGaaaatctaactaggttagggttaaaggacaaaACATGCAACAAAATTCTCTATAAAGGGCAAAACCTGTCAAAatttcgttaaaaaggacaccgcctgaaatatggtataaagataaaggacaaaacttgtaatttttcctaggATTTACTTGAATCCATGAGAATAAGCCTAAATCTCATCTTCACATTCTATTAAACTACTTTTATGCACAAACCAAGAATCAAGTAAAGACCACGTTTAAGAATCAATACAAACATGAGTGTTTttgttttgctcatttactaatTACCTATATATATTTTAACCGGGTCACGCTATTTTGATTATCTTGTTTAGAACCAATATCCAAACATACAAAGTCTCCAAGATTCAAATAGAATTTAATAAGAAATCTGTATCACTACAAGAAATTGGGGCTTTAGCTACGAAACATTTAGCGACGAAATTATTCGTCGCAACAGCTAGACGTATTGCGACTAAAATTAGTCGCTACAAGTGTTTTAGGCAGAGCCGTCCTCCGGAACTCTCAAAAGAATTTAGGCCCGGACAACAAAAGGAATTGGGTCCAAAATTGTGGTTAAAGGGAAtgtattaattaaaaaataaaatgttgGTGGTGAAGCCAAGACTTAAACTTGAGACATCTACATTATTTTGCGATGGTTTTTCCACTCCACCACAAACACTTTTTTGCATAAAAatagatgcatatatatatatatatatatataggaaggttaacgtacattacggcttaacgtacatcacgtacgacaggtaattatgcacgttcattttaaaatcacgcacgttataactcaaaaatccaaaatcacgcatattgaaaacaataatcacgcatgttatagaacaactcacgcacgttgtcgtacgtgaagtacgttaagccgtaatgtacgatatactttttctatatatatatatatatatatagggggatgttcatttgagaagaatcttcttaaaagaagaaaaaatgaattaatctaggccttatatttttttaatcaatggttgtgaatcaatatatcatttttgtccaattttaattaatgttttaattattaagggtagtatagacattttgatgtagaatattaataaatatttgAAAGAGTTACACAAATCTTATTAATGCAACTATAAATTTCTCCTTCACCATCATTAATGTATTGGCTCCTACACAAATTTTATTATTGGCTcattaatgtgagaagaaaaaaaagaaaggacatattagtaaaatattatttcatttataactcatatcattaatttttaactctttaattaattagtcaactaatcattaattatcctacatataatttacaaaacctacacatatcaaaattttcctacaaatACCCTGCACATtttagaattttatcctacacagtcgaaatttatcctacacatctcgaaatatatcctacacaactagtaatttatccTACAGAGCTAGTAATtcattctacactttaaattaagttgtttttttaatttggaaaatatatattttgaaaagaatttacaaatttaatttagttagttattaaaggggaagaataaaaattaatgatttttgtaagtttaccaatatacccttatattaaaattaaatgcaaatattaaatgaagtaaaatgaagcattcttattggttaaaacttcttcttttttgttcttacaaaaaaattcttctcatttaaaCCGTCcactatgtatgtatgtatataaaacTTATAAAAAACTTTTGGGCCCTTTGAAAATTTGGGGCTCGGGCAACGCATAGATTGGTCGGCCCTAGTTTTAGGATTTTTTTGTATCTGTAAGGGCATAAATTGGTTTAGGTTTACGTTTGTCTTGTGTTACTTGttttgtttggttttaattagAATAGTAGGCTTGATTGGTGGGTTAATGGTCGAATGGGTAAAGGCTTGGCTCAATGTATTAGGGCATCCTATGTATCTATAAATAGGGTGTTCCTTATCATGTTTAGGTTGTTGATTCTTGTCATAACTTTGTGCTTTTCTGCGATCCAAGTACCGGACGATCTCTAAGATCGTGTGCTTGTGTTTACGAATCAATACAATCAATCTTTCAATCTTCTACATCGTTCTTGTATTTCCGCTACTTGTTAAAAAATCAAACCCATAATTGCTATTTAAAGTGTTTTGAAACAAGGTTTTAAGATAAAAGTTGGATTTGTGAAATCAGCAGGTTGaatactacaaaaaaaaaattggaatttTCATTCAAAAATTATTCTTTGAAATTAAAATTCTGGACTTTTATTCGAAGAATACAATAAAATTCATAAAGGTTTCTTATCAAAACTGggtatttgatctgttttggtgcAAGATTAATTGTGTTTGCAGGGGTTTTTCGGAAAGTTTGGTTGAAGGAAAATAGGAAATCTCGAAAAAGGATCTAATAAATTAAAATCCTGATACTTCAGAGATTTGGTTTGAAAAATTAGTGATTTGGTTTCATTTACAAGTGTACGAAACAACCAAAACAAGTGTGCGAGCATCAAAGTGTGTTAGACAGATTTTACTGGACTCTTGGAAGTGTGCGGGCCCAACAAACGTGTTTGCGGCCCAAAAACTTAAGACTGTGCGGTCCAATTAAGGGTGTGCGACATCAAACTTAGTGTGCGGTCTCCGATTTTGAACCCTTGAACTGTGCGGAGTCTAAAATTGACTGTGCGGATTGACTTGGACCTGCTGGTAGTGTGCGGGTTCACATATTCAAACTGTGCGACTTTAATTGACCTTATTGAAGTGTACAAGTTCACTGTTCAGAGTGTGCGGCTTAGTCTTGAACCTCTTCAAGTGTGCGGGTTCACCTTTGGACTGTGCGACCTTAAACTGAACTTCTTGGAGTGTGCGACCTCAGAAACTTGGACCTTTG is from Helianthus annuus cultivar XRQ/B chromosome 9, HanXRQr2.0-SUNRISE, whole genome shotgun sequence and encodes:
- the LOC110874160 gene encoding phosphoenolpyruvate carboxylase-like; its protein translation is MATRNLEKLASIEAQLRLLVPGKVQEDDKLIEYDALLLDKFLDIL